The Lycium barbarum isolate Lr01 chromosome 12, ASM1917538v2, whole genome shotgun sequence genome includes a region encoding these proteins:
- the LOC132621714 gene encoding mannan endo-1,4-beta-mannosidase 7 — MKKHLAYTLVLIFFVQKICLFVQVEAGDGFIRTRGIHFMLNGDPFYANGFNAYWLMYVASDPSQRSKVSAAFGEASSHGLTVARTWAFSDGGYRPLQYAPGSYNENMFKGLDFVISEARRYGIKLVLSFANNYESFGGKKQYVNWARSHGQYLNSDDDFFRNSVVKGYYKNHIRTVLNRYNKLNGVVYKNDPTIMAWELMNEPRCTSDPSGRTIQAWATEMASYVKSIDRNHLLEVGLEGFYGQTTPQRRNLNPNFDIGTDFIANNRIPGIDFATAHAYPDQWITNSNDQAQLSFLNNWLNSHIQDAQYILRKPLLITEFGKSSKDSGFSSYQRDLLYNTVYYTIYSSAKRGGAAAGGLFWQLLSEGMDSFRDGYEIILSQNPSTANLIAQQSHKLYQIRKIFARMRNVQRWNRAKAARRGWSDRNRGKRIGN, encoded by the exons ATGAAGAAACATTTAGCATACACACTTGTTCTAATTTTCTTTGTGCAAAAAATCTGCTTATTTGTTCAAGTTGAAGCAGGGGATGGGTTCATTAGAACCCGAGGGATCCATTTCATGCTAAATGGTGACCCTTTTTATGCCAATGGCTTTAACGCTTACTGGCTAATGTATGTAGCTTCTGACCCATCTCAAAGATCCAAAGTTTCAGCCGCATTTGGAGAAGCTTCAAGCCATGGCCTTACTGTTGCTAGAACTTGGGCTTTTAGTGATGGTGGATACAGGCCACTACAATATGCTCCTGGCTCCTACAATGAGAATATGTTTAAG GGGTTGGATTTTGTGATATCTGAAGCAAGAAGGTATGGAATTAAGCTTGTATTAAGCTTTGCAAATAATTATGAGAGCTTTGGGGGGAAGAAACAGTATGTGAACTGGGCTAGAAGTCATGGGCAGTACCTCAATTCGGATGATGATTTCTTCAGAAACTCTGTTGTTAAGGGCTATTACAAGAATCATATTAGG ACTGTACTCAATAGATACAACAAACTCAATGGAGTTGTTTACAAGAATGACCCTACAATCATGGCATGGGAGCTTATGAATGAACCAAGATGCACATCAGATCCCTCCGGAAGAACCATTCAG GCCTGGGCAACAGAGATGGCTTCTTATGTTAAGTCCATTGACAGAAACCATTTGTTAGAAGTTGGCTTAGAAGGATTCTACGGACAAACAACTCCTCAGAGGAGGAATCTGAATCCTAATTTTGACATAGGAACCGACTTCATCGCCAACAACCGTATCCCTGGCATTGATTTTGCCACTGCTCATGCCTATCCTGATCAATG GATAACAAACTCAAATGATCAAGCTCAGCTATCATTTCTCAACAATTGGCTAAACTCCCACATTCAAGATGCTCAATATATTCTTAGAAAGCCATTACTGATCACAGAGTTCGGAAAATCTTCGAAAGATTCAGGTTTCAGCTCCTACCAAAGGGACCTTCTTTACAACACAGTCTATTACACGATATATTCATCAGCCAAGCGCGGGGGAGCAGCAGCAGGGGGACTCTTCTGGCAACTTTTAAGTGAAGGAATGGACTCTTTTCGAGATGGATATGAGATCATCTTAAGCCAGAACCCTTCAACTGCAAATTTGATTGCTCAACAATCTCATAAGTTGTACCAGATTCGAAAAATATTTGCAAGAATGAGAAACGTTCAGAGATGGAATAGAGCAAAAGCTGCCAGAAGGGGTTGGTCAGATAGAaatagaggaaagcgaatcggaAACTGA